A part of Desulfomicrobium baculatum DSM 4028 genomic DNA contains:
- the hemW gene encoding radical SAM family heme chaperone HemW — translation MLLYVHVPFCVRKCGYCAFHSGPFSREAAALYMQHVLRELADWGKVLGRVPVESVYFGGGTPSLLEPGQIGALLEAAGTCFTLSADAEITLEANPDSVLRPGFLDSVRGLGVNRLSLGVQSLQDDLLAMLGRPHDSRQARLAVQAARAAGFSNLSLDLIWGLPGQTHERWMNDLAAAVELSPEHLSCYGLSLEDGTALTRKVEEGALTLPDEETGALMYMDGSEFLESSGYAHYEISNYARPGRESRHNRGYWAGLEYLGLGPAAVSTIQDRRWSNPTALGEYAAVVAEGKERNETEVLTARTRLQEMVMLTLRTGAGLDLEKFKATTGTEFPWRHPAVEQLRSSGLVRLRAGHLQLTRKGMLVSNSVIEMVLGILDRMHAETV, via the coding sequence CTTTACGTTCACGTGCCTTTCTGCGTGCGCAAATGCGGCTACTGCGCCTTCCATTCCGGTCCGTTTTCCCGGGAAGCGGCGGCGCTTTATATGCAGCATGTTTTGCGGGAGCTGGCGGATTGGGGGAAAGTTCTGGGCCGGGTCCCGGTTGAGTCGGTTTATTTCGGAGGCGGGACTCCGTCGCTTTTGGAGCCCGGTCAGATTGGGGCCTTGCTGGAGGCCGCTGGCACCTGCTTTACGCTGAGCGCAGATGCCGAAATCACCCTGGAGGCCAACCCGGATTCCGTGCTTAGGCCCGGATTCCTGGACAGCGTGCGCGGCCTTGGAGTGAACCGGCTGAGTCTCGGTGTGCAGAGCCTCCAAGACGATCTGCTGGCCATGCTCGGGCGTCCTCACGACAGCAGGCAGGCGCGTCTTGCCGTGCAGGCCGCGAGGGCGGCGGGATTCTCGAATTTGAGCCTGGACCTGATCTGGGGGCTGCCCGGTCAGACTCATGAGCGCTGGATGAATGATCTGGCAGCGGCGGTGGAGTTGTCGCCCGAGCACCTCTCCTGTTATGGGCTGAGTCTGGAAGACGGTACGGCCCTGACGCGCAAGGTCGAGGAAGGGGCGCTGACCCTGCCGGACGAGGAGACCGGCGCCCTCATGTACATGGACGGATCGGAATTTCTGGAGTCGAGCGGATATGCTCATTACGAAATTTCGAATTATGCCCGCCCGGGTCGGGAGAGCCGTCACAACCGGGGCTATTGGGCGGGCCTGGAGTATCTGGGCCTCGGCCCGGCGGCGGTTTCCACCATCCAGGACCGCAGGTGGTCGAACCCCACGGCTCTGGGCGAGTATGCAGCGGTTGTGGCCGAGGGCAAAGAGCGAAACGAGACGGAGGTTTTGACGGCGCGTACGCGCCTGCAGGAAATGGTCATGCTGACCCTGCGCACGGGCGCCGGGCTTGACCTGGAAAAATTTAAGGCAACGACCGGAACGGAATTTCCATGGCGCCACCCGGCTGTCGAGCAATTGCGCTCCAGCGGGTTGGTTCGCCTCCGCGCCGGTCATCTTCAACTGACACGTAAGGGCATGCTGGTCAGCAATTCCGTCATCGAAATGGTGCTTGGAATTCTGGATCGCATGCACGCAGAAACTGTGTAG
- a CDS encoding DEAD/DEAH box helicase, with protein sequence MTDTTDFGDAPREGSQTENFEGKAFSMADLPQTLQAAATRLNWAELMPVQVQTIPYMLGGQDVMVQSQTGSGKTGAFLLPILDRIETGLGAPQALVLVPTRELAVQVTRDAEELGREAGIKPLSIYGGVGYKGQIQGLEDGAQLIIGTPGRILDHLLKGNLNLDRLKILVFDEADRMLSMGFYPDMKQLQRYLPRGLQSAMFSATYPGHVKRLAQQFLKDPVFVSLSQSQVHVSDVLHVVYKVPAMQKSRILVKIIEQENPASAIIFCNTKADVHFVSTVLRRFGYDVGEISADLTQAAREEVLEKLRLNKLKFLVATDVAARGIDIHELSHVFQYQPPQDHEAYVHRTGRTGRAGAAGVAISFVSGMEEIELEQIAKKFSIPMVEQPLPADEELETLISQRAVFLLEARLRKADNIQKERMQRFMRTVGELAANDESRALLAMLVDEFYQGTFHAPLEQPSEKLVDMVRPVRPQSAPAQPAAPRAPRMPAPRPVPQTENIQTEQPADAAAVPAENGRPEGEKRRRKRSRKKPAAGADAALREQARPEISPEASDVQPAALEPAEVPAVAPEVVVEPQVSAPAVIPEKIQPPRSPRPPKPAPQAAPARAETKDEAVAAESVAPGTPEENVTEEGQPAAAPKKRRRRRPRKSGGAKPEGGNDVATEAAAPSGASAPAPSVAQAPAAPAPASRPPRGEPKAKSAEAPADDSASRTREAPRPSRKKPAEAKTEPPRPKKKIFLE encoded by the coding sequence ATGACAGACACCACTGATTTTGGTGACGCCCCGCGCGAGGGCTCCCAAACCGAGAATTTCGAAGGCAAGGCATTTTCCATGGCCGACCTGCCGCAAACCCTGCAGGCCGCGGCGACCCGTTTGAACTGGGCCGAGCTCATGCCGGTGCAGGTGCAAACCATCCCGTACATGCTTGGCGGACAGGACGTCATGGTCCAGTCGCAGACCGGCAGCGGCAAGACCGGGGCTTTTTTGCTGCCCATTCTGGACCGCATTGAAACAGGGCTTGGCGCGCCGCAGGCCCTGGTCCTGGTTCCCACCCGCGAGCTGGCCGTGCAGGTCACCCGCGATGCCGAGGAACTGGGCCGGGAGGCCGGGATCAAACCGCTCTCCATCTACGGCGGCGTGGGCTACAAGGGCCAGATCCAGGGCCTTGAGGACGGGGCGCAGCTCATCATCGGCACGCCGGGGCGCATCCTGGACCACCTGCTCAAAGGGAATCTCAACCTGGACCGGCTGAAGATCCTGGTCTTCGACGAGGCCGACCGCATGCTGTCCATGGGTTTTTATCCGGACATGAAGCAGCTGCAGCGCTATTTGCCGCGCGGGCTGCAGTCGGCCATGTTCTCGGCGACCTATCCCGGACATGTGAAGCGCCTGGCCCAGCAGTTTCTGAAAGATCCGGTCTTTGTATCCTTAAGCCAGTCCCAGGTTCACGTCAGCGACGTGCTGCATGTGGTCTACAAGGTGCCGGCCATGCAGAAGAGCCGCATCCTGGTCAAGATCATCGAGCAGGAGAACCCGGCCTCGGCCATCATCTTCTGCAACACCAAGGCGGATGTGCATTTTGTGTCCACGGTGCTGCGTCGCTTCGGCTACGATGTGGGCGAGATCAGCGCCGACCTGACCCAGGCTGCGCGGGAAGAGGTGCTTGAGAAGCTGCGTCTGAACAAACTCAAGTTCCTGGTGGCCACGGATGTGGCCGCGCGCGGCATCGACATCCACGAGCTGTCCCATGTCTTCCAGTATCAGCCGCCTCAGGATCACGAGGCCTACGTGCACCGCACCGGACGCACCGGAAGGGCCGGAGCCGCCGGAGTCGCGATATCCTTTGTTTCGGGCATGGAAGAGATTGAGCTTGAGCAGATAGCCAAGAAATTCTCCATCCCCATGGTCGAACAGCCCCTGCCTGCCGACGAGGAGCTTGAAACGCTCATCTCCCAGCGGGCCGTGTTTTTGCTTGAGGCGCGCCTGCGCAAGGCCGACAATATCCAAAAAGAGCGGATGCAGCGGTTCATGCGCACCGTGGGCGAGCTTGCGGCCAACGACGAATCCCGCGCACTTTTGGCCATGCTGGTGGACGAATTCTATCAGGGTACCTTTCATGCCCCGCTGGAGCAGCCTTCGGAGAAATTGGTCGACATGGTCCGCCCTGTCAGGCCCCAGTCCGCGCCTGCGCAGCCTGCTGCGCCCAGAGCGCCCAGAATGCCCGCTCCCCGGCCAGTGCCTCAGACCGAGAACATCCAGACCGAGCAGCCTGCGGACGCAGCGGCCGTCCCGGCCGAGAACGGACGGCCCGAAGGCGAGAAGCGTCGGCGCAAGCGGTCCCGCAAAAAGCCGGCCGCCGGAGCTGACGCAGCTTTGCGCGAGCAGGCCCGCCCTGAAATATCACCGGAGGCCTCGGATGTTCAGCCGGCCGCCCTTGAACCTGCGGAAGTCCCTGCGGTAGCCCCCGAGGTCGTCGTGGAGCCCCAGGTCTCTGCGCCGGCGGTCATCCCGGAAAAGATTCAGCCTCCCCGCAGCCCCCGGCCGCCGAAGCCCGCTCCGCAGGCTGCGCCCGCTCGGGCCGAGACCAAGGATGAGGCCGTGGCGGCAGAATCCGTAGCGCCCGGCACTCCCGAGGAGAATGTGACCGAAGAAGGACAGCCTGCGGCCGCGCCGAAAAAGCGTCGTCGCCGCCGTCCACGCAAGTCTGGAGGGGCAAAGCCCGAAGGCGGCAATGATGTTGCGACTGAGGCTGCCGCACCCTCCGGGGCTTCCGCTCCGGCGCCAAGCGTTGCGCAAGCCCCGGCAGCCCCTGCGCCTGCGTCCCGTCCGCCGCGCGGGGAACCCAAGGCGAAGTCTGCGGAGGCTCCGGCCGACGACAGTGCCTCGCGGACCAGGGAAGCCCCTCGTCCCAGTCGCAAGAAGCCGGCCGAGGCCAAGACCGAACCGCCTAGGCCCAAGAAAAAGATATTCCTGGAATAA